One genomic region from Gadus morhua chromosome 9, gadMor3.0, whole genome shotgun sequence encodes:
- the idh3a gene encoding isocitrate dehydrogenase [NAD] subunit alpha, mitochondrial isoform X2 — protein sequence MQTVTLIPGDGIGPEISTAVMRIFEAAQVPIQWDERNVTAIQGPGGNWMIPPNTKESMDRNKIGLKGPLKTPVAAGHPSMNLLLRKTFDLYANVRPCMSIEGYKTPYTDVDLVTIRENTEGEYSGIEHVIVDGVVQSIKLITEDASERIAKYAFEYAVNNQRSSVTAVHKANIMRMSDGLFLRKCREAAENYKDIKFTEMYLDTVCLNMVQDPTQFDVLVMPNLYGDILSDLCAGLIGGLGVTPSGNIGTNGVAIFESVHGTAPDIAGADLANPTALLLSAVMMLRHMGLHAHAQRIQTACFNTIQDKRVLTKDLGGNAKCSEFTAAICERVQDLD from the exons ATGCAGACGGTGACACTAATCCCTGGGGATGGAATCGGTCCCGAGATCTCCACTGCTGTGATGAGGATATTTGAAGCAGCTCAA GTACCCATTCAGTGGGACGAGAGGAATGTCACAGCCATCCAAGGGCCAGGTGGTAACTGGATGATACCTCCAAACACAAAAGAATCAATGGACAGAAACAAAATTGGCCTCAAAG GTCCCTTGAAGACCCCAGTTGCAGCTGGCCATCCTTCAATGAACCTTCTCTTGAGAAAAACATTTGATCTGTATGCAAACGTACGCCCCTGTATGTCTATTGAGGGCTACAAGACCCCTTATACAGATGTGGACCTGGTGACCATACGAGAGAACACTGAGGGGGAATATAGCGGGATCGAACATGTG ATCGTAGATGGAGTTGTACAGAGCATAAAGCTCATCACAGAAGATGCAAGTGAACGTATTGCAAAGTACGCTTTTGAATATGCCGTTAATAACCAGCGCTCCAGTGTTACTGCGGTGCATAAGGCAAATATAAT GCGTATGTCAGATGGTCTCTTTCTCCGCAAATGTCGAGAAGCAGCCGAGAATTACAAAGATATCAAGTTCACTGAGATGTACTTGGACACTGTGTGTCTTAAT ATGGTCCAAGACCCCACACAGTTTGACGTTCTAGTGATGCCAAATTTGTATGGCGACATACTAAG CGATCTTTGTGCTGGGCTCATCGGAGGACTGGGAGTGACTCCAAGTGGAAACATCGGGACCAATGGAGTCGCCATCTTTGAATCG GTTCATGGAACGGCCCCGGACATAGCGGGAGCAGACCTCGCCAACCCCACTGCCCTGCTGCTCAGTGCCGTCATGATGCTGCGGCACATGGGGCTGCACGCCCATGCCCAGAGGATCCAGACTGCCTGCTTCAACACCATTCAAGACAAACGG
- the idh3a gene encoding isocitrate dehydrogenase [NAD] subunit alpha, mitochondrial isoform X1: protein MAGSTWRTAVFNLLRRWGLKDTKAFTADQVPQAPRQQRPRASDHGMQTVTLIPGDGIGPEISTAVMRIFEAAQVPIQWDERNVTAIQGPGGNWMIPPNTKESMDRNKIGLKGPLKTPVAAGHPSMNLLLRKTFDLYANVRPCMSIEGYKTPYTDVDLVTIRENTEGEYSGIEHVIVDGVVQSIKLITEDASERIAKYAFEYAVNNQRSSVTAVHKANIMRMSDGLFLRKCREAAENYKDIKFTEMYLDTVCLNMVQDPTQFDVLVMPNLYGDILSDLCAGLIGGLGVTPSGNIGTNGVAIFESVHGTAPDIAGADLANPTALLLSAVMMLRHMGLHAHAQRIQTACFNTIQDKRVLTKDLGGNAKCSEFTAAICERVQDLD from the exons ATGGCAGGAAGCACCTGGAGGACTGCA GTCTTCAACCTTCTGAGGAGGTGGGGCCTGAAGGACACCAAGGCTTTCACTGCTGaccaa GTGCCACAAGCCCCTAGACAGCAGCGTCCTCGGGCCAGCGACCATGGA ATGCAGACGGTGACACTAATCCCTGGGGATGGAATCGGTCCCGAGATCTCCACTGCTGTGATGAGGATATTTGAAGCAGCTCAA GTACCCATTCAGTGGGACGAGAGGAATGTCACAGCCATCCAAGGGCCAGGTGGTAACTGGATGATACCTCCAAACACAAAAGAATCAATGGACAGAAACAAAATTGGCCTCAAAG GTCCCTTGAAGACCCCAGTTGCAGCTGGCCATCCTTCAATGAACCTTCTCTTGAGAAAAACATTTGATCTGTATGCAAACGTACGCCCCTGTATGTCTATTGAGGGCTACAAGACCCCTTATACAGATGTGGACCTGGTGACCATACGAGAGAACACTGAGGGGGAATATAGCGGGATCGAACATGTG ATCGTAGATGGAGTTGTACAGAGCATAAAGCTCATCACAGAAGATGCAAGTGAACGTATTGCAAAGTACGCTTTTGAATATGCCGTTAATAACCAGCGCTCCAGTGTTACTGCGGTGCATAAGGCAAATATAAT GCGTATGTCAGATGGTCTCTTTCTCCGCAAATGTCGAGAAGCAGCCGAGAATTACAAAGATATCAAGTTCACTGAGATGTACTTGGACACTGTGTGTCTTAAT ATGGTCCAAGACCCCACACAGTTTGACGTTCTAGTGATGCCAAATTTGTATGGCGACATACTAAG CGATCTTTGTGCTGGGCTCATCGGAGGACTGGGAGTGACTCCAAGTGGAAACATCGGGACCAATGGAGTCGCCATCTTTGAATCG GTTCATGGAACGGCCCCGGACATAGCGGGAGCAGACCTCGCCAACCCCACTGCCCTGCTGCTCAGTGCCGTCATGATGCTGCGGCACATGGGGCTGCACGCCCATGCCCAGAGGATCCAGACTGCCTGCTTCAACACCATTCAAGACAAACGG
- the lrrc61 gene encoding leucine-rich repeat-containing protein 61 has protein sequence MDSKREKDHGDAEFEKITAVLLKSRTGEFDLESILFLKFRGLGIHDLGCIGECTSLERLDLSGNNITNLAPLASLRILVVLNVSANRISNLEPLSSCDSLQSLNVAGNVISSIETLQCLQSLRKLESIRLKDNTYNYTNPVCRNSLYRTILLEMFANIKVLDGERVVGRGSDLYQLCKDIDDTIKAGTYKNGQLSEHLDYKPWVEDNYWEIKRSNNAIVEEAYKQFNDVLHECRLLNSRATHMISQTERSMSLKKQPKQYTV, from the exons ATGCAGAATTTGAGAAAATAACTGCAGTGCTGCTGAAGTCCCGCACAGGCGAATTCGATCTTGAATCTATTTTGTTTCTCAAGTTCAGAGGACTTG GAATACACGATCTCGGATGTATTGGGGAGTGCACAAGCTTGGAGAGATTGGACCTTTCTGGAAATAACATAACCAATCTAGCTCCTCTCGCCTCCCTGAGGATTCTGGTCGTACTTAACGTCTCAGCCAACCGCATTTCCAATTTGG AACCCCTTTCTAGTTGCGACAGTTTACAGAGTTTGAATGTGGCTGGTAATGTCATATCAAG CATCGAGACACTCCAATGCCTTCAGTCTTTGAGAAAGCTTGAGAGTATACGACTAAAAGACAACACTTATAATTATACCAACCCGG TATGCAGGAACTCATTGTATCGAACCATTCTGCTTGAGATGTTTGCCAACATCAAGGTCCTAGATG GTGAACGAGTTGTGGGACGTGGAAGTGACCTGTATCAACTATGCAAAGACATTGATGACACTATAAAAG CTGGAACATACAAAAACGGACAACTGTCCGAACATCTGGATTACAAACCATGGGTGGAAGATAACTATTGGGAAATAAAGAGATCGAACAATGCCATCGTTGAAGAAGCCTACAAGCAGTTCAACG ATGTGCTTCATGAATGCAGACTCCTGAACAGCAGAGCCACGCACATGATTTCACAAACTGAACGATCAATGAGCCTGAAGAAGCAGCCAAAGCAGTATACTGTATAA